The following proteins are encoded in a genomic region of Streptomyces gobiensis:
- a CDS encoding TetR/AcrR family transcriptional regulator, translated as MAPDGRTSRPPRTSVWLAERPAPKRTRAVAQEQPGGLDRERITAATVRLLDANGMAKFSMRRLAAELGVTAMSVYWYVDSKDDLMELALDSVEGELTLPDLDDEDADWREQLRQLTSEYRRMLVSHPWVSQMIGQYLNVGPKAMAFTNAAQGVMRRAGLPADRLTGALAAVFQFVYGFGTIEANWNGRCAAAGISTDAYYRQIYAKVEGRPEYADSLALREAGGSGSVEEMRQQDFEVALDLLIAGIEAMRSRP; from the coding sequence ATGGCACCCGACGGCCGCACCAGCCGTCCGCCCAGGACCAGCGTGTGGTTGGCGGAGCGCCCCGCTCCGAAACGCACCAGGGCCGTCGCCCAGGAACAGCCCGGCGGGCTCGACCGGGAGCGGATCACCGCCGCCACGGTCCGGCTGCTCGATGCCAACGGTATGGCGAAGTTCTCGATGCGCCGCCTCGCCGCCGAACTCGGTGTCACTGCTATGTCGGTGTATTGGTATGTCGACTCCAAGGATGACCTCATGGAGCTCGCCCTGGACTCGGTCGAGGGCGAGCTGACCCTCCCGGACCTCGACGACGAGGATGCCGACTGGCGGGAACAGCTGCGCCAACTCACCTCCGAATACCGCAGGATGCTGGTCAGCCACCCGTGGGTGTCGCAGATGATCGGTCAGTATCTGAACGTTGGACCGAAGGCCATGGCCTTCACCAACGCTGCTCAGGGCGTTATGCGGCGCGCGGGCCTGCCCGCCGACCGGCTCACCGGGGCGCTGGCCGCGGTTTTCCAGTTCGTCTATGGCTTCGGCACCATCGAGGCCAACTGGAACGGCCGCTGTGCTGCGGCTGGGATCAGCACTGATGCGTATTACCGGCAGATCTACGCGAAGGTCGAGGGTCGCCCGGAGTACGCGGATTCGCTGGCGCTGCGGGAGGCGGGGGGTTCCGGGAGTGTCGAGGAGATGCGGCAACAGGACTTTGAGGTTGCTCTGGACCTTCTGATCGCCGGGATCGAAGCGATGCGGTCTCGCCCTTAG
- a CDS encoding amidohydrolase family protein — protein MAAGDDRVTAFWRELGLPGLVDVHTHFMPERVLDKVWAYFDAVGPMTGLEWPITYRHEEDERLSVLRGFGVRAFTSMIYPHKPGMAAWLNSWSADFAARTPDCLHTATFFPEPAAADYVRQALEGGARVFKSHIQVGDYDPGSPLLDPVWGMLAEAGVPTVIHCGSGPARGKHTGPEPIAALLSRHPRLPLIIAHMGMPEYAEFLDLAEAYEGVMLDTTMAFTDFSERLMPFPRAERPRLAALGDRILFGSDFPNIPYGYAHALEALTRLDQDDDWLRAVCHDNGARLFR, from the coding sequence ATGGCTGCCGGGGATGACCGCGTCACCGCGTTCTGGCGGGAGCTCGGGTTGCCCGGGCTGGTGGACGTGCATACGCACTTCATGCCCGAGCGGGTGCTGGACAAGGTCTGGGCGTACTTTGACGCGGTCGGCCCGATGACCGGGCTTGAGTGGCCCATCACCTACCGGCACGAGGAGGACGAACGGCTCTCCGTGCTCCGCGGGTTCGGGGTGCGGGCCTTCACCTCGATGATCTATCCGCACAAGCCCGGCATGGCCGCCTGGCTCAACAGCTGGAGCGCGGACTTCGCCGCCCGCACCCCCGACTGTCTGCACACCGCGACCTTCTTCCCGGAGCCGGCAGCGGCTGACTATGTGCGGCAGGCGCTGGAGGGCGGTGCGCGGGTCTTCAAGTCCCATATACAGGTCGGTGACTACGACCCGGGCAGCCCGCTCCTGGACCCCGTGTGGGGAATGCTCGCCGAGGCCGGTGTCCCCACCGTGATCCACTGCGGCTCCGGCCCCGCTCGGGGCAAGCACACCGGGCCGGAGCCGATCGCCGCCCTGCTGTCCCGGCATCCCCGGCTGCCGCTGATCATCGCGCACATGGGGATGCCGGAGTACGCGGAGTTCCTGGATCTGGCAGAGGCCTATGAGGGCGTCATGCTCGATACGACGATGGCCTTCACCGACTTCTCCGAGCGGCTGATGCCCTTCCCACGCGCCGAGCGGCCACGTCTGGCCGCCCTGGGCGACCGGATCCTGTTCGGCAGCGACTTTCCCAACATTCCGTACGGCTACGCCCATGCTCTGGAGGCACTTACCCGGCTCGATCAGGACGATGACTGGCTGCGCGCGGTCTGTCATGACAACGGCGCACGGCTCTTTCGGTAG
- the metE gene encoding 5-methyltetrahydropteroyltriglutamate--homocysteine S-methyltransferase yields MPIKPTQATLHGYPRQGPNRELKKAVEGYWAGHITADELRATAAALRAATRQELRAAGIAEIPTGDFSLYDHVLDTAWMVGAVPKRHRGAAGTSLDTYFAMARGTAEAEPLEMTKWFNTNYHYLVPELSADTVFTADSRKPVEEFTEARQAGLNARPVLLGPISFLLLAKPAPGTDPGFAPLTLLDRLLPVYASVLADLRAAGAEWVQLDDPVLVQDQPGSVLGATARAYRELCAAAPRSDRPKLLVASYFDTLGEALPVLADSPVEGLALDFTGPAAANLDWLANIGGVRGKRLIAGVVDGRNVWAADLGHALGTLATLLGLAGSVDVAPSCSLLHVPLDVAAERDLDPQITRWLSFARQKTAEVTVLARALTGGRDAVAPQLAASRAARASRAGSALTRDPAVRARCAAVTASDARRPQPYPERAAAQRARLGLPPLPTTSIGSFPQTGELRQARAALRAGRISADAYRERIAEEIRTVIGCQEEAGLDVLVHGEPERNDMVQHFAERLSGFLATRHGWVQSYGTRYVRPPILAGDVSRTAPMTVEWTSFAQSLTDRPVKGMLTGPVTMLAWSFVRDDQPLADTARQVALALRDEVTDLEAAGTAVIQVDEPALRELLPLRRAAHPSYTRWATEAFRLTTGRVRADTQIHTHMCYAEFGEILSAIDDLDADVISLEAARSRMGIAAELAASGYPRAVGPGVYDIHSPRIPGVGELTALIEQALRALPSSRLWINPDCGLKTRTTDEVQAALRNMVTAARNVSGRLRDGA; encoded by the coding sequence ATGCCGATCAAGCCAACTCAAGCCACGCTGCACGGATACCCCCGGCAGGGCCCCAACCGGGAGTTGAAGAAGGCCGTCGAAGGCTACTGGGCGGGCCATATCACCGCCGACGAGCTGCGGGCGACCGCGGCCGCACTGCGCGCCGCCACCCGTCAGGAGCTGCGCGCGGCGGGCATCGCAGAGATCCCCACCGGCGATTTCTCGCTCTATGACCATGTGCTGGACACGGCCTGGATGGTGGGCGCGGTGCCCAAGCGGCACCGCGGCGCCGCCGGCACCAGCCTCGACACCTACTTCGCCATGGCACGCGGCACGGCCGAGGCCGAGCCGCTGGAGATGACGAAGTGGTTCAACACCAACTACCACTATCTGGTCCCGGAGCTCAGCGCGGACACCGTCTTCACGGCCGACTCCCGTAAGCCGGTCGAGGAGTTCACCGAGGCCCGGCAGGCAGGGCTGAACGCCCGGCCCGTGCTGCTGGGCCCGATCAGCTTTCTGCTGCTGGCCAAGCCCGCGCCCGGTACTGATCCCGGCTTCGCGCCGTTGACCCTGCTCGACCGGCTGCTGCCCGTATACGCCTCCGTACTCGCCGATCTACGGGCGGCCGGCGCCGAGTGGGTGCAGCTCGATGATCCCGTACTGGTCCAGGACCAGCCGGGCTCGGTGCTGGGCGCCACCGCTCGCGCCTACCGCGAACTGTGCGCCGCCGCGCCCCGGTCGGACCGTCCAAAGCTCCTGGTGGCCTCCTACTTCGACACCCTCGGCGAGGCGCTGCCGGTACTGGCCGACTCACCCGTCGAGGGGCTGGCCCTGGACTTCACCGGCCCGGCGGCGGCCAACCTCGACTGGCTGGCCAACATCGGCGGGGTGCGGGGAAAGCGGCTGATCGCGGGAGTGGTGGACGGCCGCAATGTCTGGGCGGCCGACCTGGGGCACGCCCTGGGCACCCTCGCCACCCTGCTCGGGCTGGCCGGTTCGGTGGATGTGGCACCGTCCTGCTCGCTGCTCCATGTCCCGCTCGATGTCGCCGCCGAACGGGATCTCGACCCACAGATCACCCGCTGGCTCTCCTTCGCCCGGCAGAAGACCGCCGAAGTGACCGTACTGGCCCGCGCCCTGACCGGGGGCCGGGACGCCGTCGCCCCGCAGCTCGCCGCGTCCCGGGCCGCGCGGGCCTCCCGGGCGGGCTCGGCGCTCACCCGGGACCCGGCCGTACGGGCGCGGTGTGCGGCGGTCACCGCCTCGGATGCCCGGCGCCCACAGCCGTATCCGGAGCGGGCCGCCGCCCAGCGGGCCCGGCTGGGGCTGCCGCCGCTGCCGACGACCAGCATCGGTTCCTTCCCGCAGACCGGCGAACTGCGCCAGGCGCGGGCGGCCTTGCGCGCGGGGCGGATCAGCGCGGACGCCTACCGGGAGCGGATCGCCGAGGAGATCCGCACGGTCATCGGCTGCCAGGAGGAGGCCGGGCTGGACGTACTGGTGCATGGCGAGCCCGAGCGCAACGACATGGTGCAGCACTTCGCCGAACGGCTCAGCGGCTTTCTTGCCACCCGGCACGGCTGGGTGCAGTCGTACGGCACCCGCTATGTACGCCCGCCGATCCTGGCCGGTGATGTGTCCCGTACGGCGCCGATGACCGTTGAATGGACCAGCTTCGCCCAGTCGTTGACCGACCGCCCGGTGAAGGGCATGCTCACCGGGCCGGTCACCATGCTGGCCTGGTCCTTCGTACGGGACGATCAGCCGCTGGCCGATACCGCCCGCCAGGTCGCCCTCGCGCTGCGCGATGAGGTGACCGATCTGGAGGCGGCGGGTACGGCGGTGATCCAGGTCGATGAGCCGGCGCTGCGTGAGCTGTTGCCGCTGCGGCGCGCGGCCCATCCGTCGTATACACGGTGGGCCACGGAAGCCTTCCGTCTCACCACCGGCAGAGTGCGGGCCGACACCCAGATCCACACCCATATGTGCTACGCCGAGTTCGGCGAAATCCTCTCCGCCATCGACGACCTGGACGCGGATGTGATCAGCCTGGAGGCGGCCCGGTCCCGGATGGGCATCGCCGCGGAACTGGCCGCGTCCGGCTACCCACGGGCCGTCGGACCAGGGGTGTACGACATCCACTCGCCGCGGATCCCCGGGGTCGGGGAGCTGACCGCACTGATCGAACAGGCCCTGCGCGCACTGCCGTCGTCCCGGCTGTGGATCAACCCGGACTGTGGTCTCAAGACCCGTACAACAGACGAAGTCCAGGCGGCTCTCCGGAACATGGTCACCGCCGCGCGGAATGTTTCAGGCCGATTGCGGGACGGTGCGTAA
- a CDS encoding subtilase-type protease inhibitor, producing the protein MRNTARLAAAGTLLTAAVFGPLGGSALATSTQSPSSLYAPSALTLTFAHGESAAASTPERAVTLSCTPKPTGSHPKPKEACEQLQAANGNFNALPGSGQGYCTMEYNPVVVTAQGVWEGKRVNYERTFGNDCVKKAEGMAVFDF; encoded by the coding sequence ATGCGGAACACCGCGCGACTGGCGGCGGCGGGCACTCTGTTAACAGCAGCAGTGTTCGGACCGCTGGGCGGCAGCGCCCTTGCCACCTCCACACAGTCGCCTTCTTCGCTCTACGCGCCCTCGGCGCTCACGCTCACCTTCGCCCATGGTGAGAGCGCCGCAGCCAGCACGCCGGAGCGGGCAGTGACCCTGTCCTGTACACCAAAGCCGACCGGCAGCCACCCGAAGCCGAAGGAAGCCTGCGAACAACTGCAGGCCGCGAACGGCAACTTCAACGCCCTGCCCGGCAGCGGCCAGGGGTACTGCACGATGGAGTACAACCCGGTGGTCGTGACCGCCCAGGGCGTCTGGGAAGGCAAGCGCGTCAACTACGAGCGCACCTTCGGGAACGACTGCGTCAAGAAGGCCGAAGGCATGGCCGTCTTTGACTTCTGA
- a CDS encoding lytic transglycosylase domain-containing protein, with amino-acid sequence MVTLTASQAPGVVGRSSEPAERAAVSAGPTVSGDSPYRTELPPLVTHEVGSVSSGSVAAGRGGIPATVLDAYRAAEAALAKSAPGCNLRWELLAAIGQVESGQARGGRVDASGTTLAPILGPQLNGDGFAVIRDTDNGLHDGDGVFDRAVGPMQFIPSTWAVWGADSNGDGKTDPNNIYDAALAAGRYLCAGGRDLSDPYDLDRAILGYNRSTEYLRVVKSWFAYFKTGYRELPDSTGTAPRGSVPKAESPSTPRPTPIPTPTSSSSPASPPPAATPSPTPKTKTEQPRREAESDELRVTVPEVELPDVDTDADTDTDTDNDAVPATGKVSPLSVGGS; translated from the coding sequence ATGGTGACGTTGACCGCTTCGCAGGCGCCGGGGGTAGTGGGGCGGAGTTCTGAACCGGCGGAGCGGGCGGCGGTGTCGGCGGGGCCGACGGTCTCGGGGGATTCGCCGTACCGCACTGAGCTGCCGCCGCTGGTGACTCATGAGGTCGGCTCCGTATCGTCCGGATCTGTCGCGGCGGGACGTGGCGGGATACCGGCCACTGTTCTTGACGCGTACAGGGCCGCGGAGGCGGCGCTTGCGAAGAGCGCGCCGGGCTGCAATCTGCGGTGGGAGCTCCTTGCCGCCATTGGGCAGGTGGAGTCCGGCCAGGCACGCGGTGGCCGGGTGGACGCGTCCGGTACGACGCTGGCACCCATCCTCGGACCGCAGTTGAACGGCGATGGGTTTGCTGTCATCCGGGACACCGATAACGGCCTCCATGACGGTGACGGGGTGTTCGACCGCGCCGTCGGGCCGATGCAGTTCATCCCGTCCACCTGGGCGGTCTGGGGAGCGGACAGCAATGGCGATGGCAAGACGGACCCCAACAACATCTACGACGCGGCCCTCGCGGCCGGACGCTATCTGTGCGCGGGCGGGCGGGACTTGTCGGACCCGTACGACCTTGACCGCGCGATTCTGGGCTATAACCGCTCCACCGAGTATCTGCGCGTGGTGAAGTCATGGTTCGCGTACTTCAAGACGGGCTACCGGGAGCTGCCGGACAGCACCGGTACGGCACCCCGCGGCTCTGTTCCCAAGGCGGAGTCCCCCAGCACACCGCGGCCCACGCCGATCCCCACGCCGACGAGTAGCAGCAGTCCGGCATCACCCCCGCCCGCCGCCACCCCATCGCCGACACCGAAGACTAAGACGGAGCAGCCCCGCCGTGAGGCGGAGTCCGATGAGCTCCGCGTCACCGTCCCGGAGGTTGAGCTTCCCGACGTCGACACCGACGCGGACACGGACACAGACACGGACAATGACGCTGTACCGGCCACGGGGAAGGTGTCGCCCCTGTCTGTTGGCGGCAGCTGA
- a CDS encoding VOC family protein, translating into MITTDFVPGSPCWLDLGAPDVAAAAAFYGAVFDWEHQSFGPDAGGYGLFRLGGKTVGAVGPLTEEGARSAWTIYFNTPDADATAQAVAEAGGTVRVGPFDADGEGRMAQLSDPLGGQFAVWQPGSNQGLEAVDGTGTLSWTELYTTDAAAAKDFYGKLFGWQYEDVPLPGGGGTYALITPSGLDPERMHGGIMQLAAEHLTLTGGRPYWHPVFGSADCDATVTRVTEHGGSVQMGPEDAEGVGRLAVCVDPSGADFVVLTPAEM; encoded by the coding sequence ATGATCACTACTGACTTTGTTCCCGGCTCCCCCTGCTGGCTCGACCTGGGCGCCCCCGATGTCGCCGCCGCGGCCGCGTTCTATGGTGCGGTGTTCGACTGGGAGCACCAGTCCTTCGGTCCGGACGCCGGCGGATACGGCCTCTTCCGACTGGGCGGGAAGACCGTCGGCGCGGTCGGCCCGCTCACCGAGGAGGGGGCCCGCTCGGCCTGGACGATCTACTTCAACACCCCCGACGCGGATGCCACGGCCCAGGCCGTGGCGGAGGCGGGCGGCACCGTGCGGGTCGGCCCGTTCGACGCCGATGGGGAGGGCCGGATGGCTCAGCTCAGTGACCCGTTGGGCGGCCAGTTCGCCGTATGGCAGCCGGGGAGCAATCAGGGCCTGGAGGCGGTGGACGGGACGGGCACCCTGTCCTGGACCGAGCTCTACACCACCGACGCGGCCGCCGCGAAGGACTTCTACGGCAAGCTCTTCGGCTGGCAGTACGAGGACGTACCGCTGCCGGGCGGCGGCGGTACGTATGCGCTCATCACCCCTTCCGGCCTCGACCCGGAGCGTATGCACGGCGGCATCATGCAGCTCGCCGCGGAGCACCTCACCCTGACCGGTGGCCGCCCCTACTGGCACCCGGTGTTCGGGTCCGCGGACTGTGACGCCACGGTCACCAGGGTCACCGAGCATGGCGGCAGCGTGCAGATGGGGCCGGAGGACGCGGAGGGCGTCGGCCGACTGGCCGTCTGTGTCGATCCGTCCGGCGCGGACTTCGTCGTGCTCACCCCAGCTGAGATGTGA
- a CDS encoding LppU/SCO3897 family protein, whose product MSNSYGPPGQFGPGAPGPPPGPPPSPQMPYGPPFPPGGPQGPRRNNGATVAIIVICGGLGLVLIAGLALAFGLGWFDSTSGNRAKGPSISGAPTYDSDSGYSSGGSYDTPTPEPTTATPDPTATAFKAVSAGDCLTVYDTGYGGSTAQWSTDVPPAPISCRSEKALVQVTKVTTYSSSCSSGTGKSYWSYRSTTDGETTVLCLTRIYHKNYCLLGKQTGTGSNARISLGPMTAVNCTDKKVPTAYNQIMHITGVYQAPANASARNCARVQGDQTTYWAWTVNDGKTLLCTTIFRG is encoded by the coding sequence ATGAGCAACTCGTACGGGCCACCTGGCCAGTTCGGACCGGGTGCGCCGGGCCCACCACCCGGCCCGCCGCCGAGCCCGCAGATGCCGTACGGCCCGCCCTTTCCGCCCGGCGGCCCGCAGGGCCCCCGCAGGAACAACGGCGCGACGGTCGCGATCATCGTGATCTGCGGCGGCCTGGGGCTCGTGCTGATCGCGGGGCTCGCCCTGGCCTTCGGGCTGGGGTGGTTCGACTCCACGTCCGGCAACCGGGCGAAGGGGCCATCCATCTCCGGCGCCCCCACCTACGACAGCGACTCGGGCTACAGCTCGGGAGGGTCGTACGACACGCCCACCCCTGAGCCCACCACGGCGACCCCCGACCCCACCGCCACTGCCTTCAAGGCGGTCTCGGCCGGGGACTGCCTCACCGTCTACGACACCGGCTACGGCGGCAGCACCGCCCAGTGGAGCACGGACGTCCCACCGGCTCCCATCTCCTGCAGGAGCGAGAAGGCACTGGTCCAGGTCACCAAGGTCACGACCTACTCCAGCAGCTGCTCAAGCGGGACAGGGAAGTCCTACTGGTCCTACCGGTCCACCACCGACGGCGAGACCACGGTGCTCTGCCTCACCCGCATTTACCACAAGAACTACTGCCTCCTGGGCAAGCAGACCGGCACCGGCAGCAACGCCAGGATCAGCCTGGGGCCGATGACCGCCGTGAACTGCACGGACAAAAAGGTCCCCACCGCCTACAACCAGATCATGCACATCACCGGCGTCTACCAGGCACCAGCCAATGCCTCAGCCCGCAACTGTGCCCGCGTCCAAGGCGATCAGACGACGTACTGGGCATGGACGGTCAACGACGGCAAGACCCTGCTGTGCACCACGATCTTCAGAGGCTGA
- a CDS encoding SSI family serine proteinase inhibitor — protein sequence MMRRIAATGIAVTAAFSIAATVPALGCPPPAGEHRLTITYKEDKDADEKEYVLRCKPTGGNHPDAQAACDAVDKAVKGPKNPWEPVPEDALCTQIYGGPQTARVTGVWNGQKIKSDFDRTNGCEIARWDTLVPALPKAE from the coding sequence ATGATGCGCCGTATCGCCGCCACCGGTATTGCTGTGACCGCCGCCTTCTCCATTGCCGCCACCGTCCCCGCGCTGGGCTGCCCACCACCCGCCGGGGAGCACAGGCTCACCATCACATACAAGGAAGACAAGGACGCGGACGAGAAGGAATACGTCCTCCGGTGCAAACCCACCGGCGGCAACCATCCCGACGCGCAGGCTGCTTGTGACGCGGTGGACAAAGCGGTCAAGGGGCCCAAGAACCCCTGGGAGCCGGTCCCCGAGGACGCCCTCTGTACCCAGATCTACGGCGGTCCCCAGACCGCCCGGGTCACCGGGGTGTGGAACGGCCAGAAGATCAAGTCCGACTTCGACCGGACCAACGGCTGCGAGATCGCCCGCTGGGACACCCTCGTACCGGCACTGCCCAAGGCAGAGTGA